The proteins below are encoded in one region of Acetoanaerobium noterae:
- a CDS encoding protein-glutamate methylesterase/protein-glutamine glutaminase: MQNIKVLIVDDSAFIRKMLRDLLEIDSSIQVVAAVKNGKEAIEYIQSNPVDVITLDVEMPVMDGIETLKEIMRVKPTPVVMLSSLTKEGAEMTFKALDLGAVNFLAKPTNIFKISSSTDIQDNIIEKVKEASKVRVSKITTIRPRDSKIINTQPNIMSTAMKDSEVKKIVAIGTSTGGPRALQEVISNLSGDLPAPVLIVQHMPKGFTKSLADRLDSISRVKVKEAEDNEILENATAYIAPGDRHLKIEAVSKNKYRIRLDDGPNVSGHKPSVDALFYSLCDVPTNDIITVIMTGMGADGAKAMEQLKVIKNSTTIVEDESTCVVFGMPKSAIATGKVDKVLPLNKIANELNKMLGV, encoded by the coding sequence ATGCAAAATATAAAAGTATTAATAGTAGATGATTCTGCCTTCATAAGAAAAATGTTAAGAGATTTGCTAGAAATTGATTCTTCTATTCAAGTAGTTGCTGCAGTGAAAAATGGAAAAGAAGCAATAGAATATATACAATCAAATCCTGTTGATGTCATAACTCTTGATGTAGAGATGCCAGTGATGGATGGAATAGAAACTCTAAAAGAGATTATGAGAGTAAAGCCTACTCCAGTAGTTATGTTAAGCTCATTGACAAAAGAAGGAGCTGAGATGACATTTAAGGCACTCGACTTAGGAGCTGTAAATTTTTTAGCTAAACCAACTAATATTTTTAAAATCAGTTCTTCAACTGATATACAAGATAATATAATTGAAAAAGTAAAAGAAGCATCAAAAGTAAGGGTAAGTAAAATAACTACAATAAGACCAAGAGACTCAAAAATAATAAATACTCAGCCCAATATTATGAGTACAGCAATGAAAGATAGCGAGGTCAAAAAAATAGTTGCAATTGGAACTTCAACTGGAGGACCAAGAGCTTTACAAGAGGTAATCAGTAACCTATCAGGAGATTTACCTGCTCCAGTGCTCATTGTTCAGCACATGCCAAAAGGATTCACTAAATCGTTAGCAGATAGACTTGATTCTATTTCTAGAGTAAAAGTTAAAGAAGCTGAAGATAATGAAATCCTCGAAAATGCTACTGCATATATAGCTCCTGGAGATAGGCACTTAAAGATAGAGGCTGTTTCAAAAAACAAATACAGAATAAGGCTAGATGACGGTCCAAATGTTTCGGGCCATAAGCCATCTGTAGATGCACTGTTTTATTCTTTATGTGATGTTCCAACCAACGATATTATAACTGTAATAATGACAGGAATGGGGGCTGATGGAGCAAAAGCCATGGAACAGTTGAAAGTAATAAAAAATTCTACAACTATAGTTGAAGACGAGTCTACATGTGTGGTTTTTGGAATGCCAAAATCAGCTATAGCAACTGGAAAAGTTGATAAGGTTTTGCCACTAAATAAGATAGCTAATGAGCTTAATAAAATGTTGGGGGTGTAA
- a CDS encoding flagellar brake protein, translated as MKDKNFPQLGQKLIIVRTKMTGEKVEYVSQLVDIESNGELAVAVPIKNAQLVTLLNGTKITVIYNNSESGMLEFEAEVVRKLNGKVPLMYIRKISEITKGQRRNYFRLDLLVPIQIIKSNEDVIHSGFTKDISGGGLRMVTDVDLMEGQIIHVSFELEDRTYNLKSQVRTKFSSIDNKNEVGIEFLDIIEIDRNDLIKYLFLQQRMLIKRGM; from the coding sequence ATGAAGGATAAAAATTTTCCTCAGTTAGGTCAAAAATTAATAATAGTCAGAACAAAGATGACTGGAGAAAAAGTGGAATATGTAAGCCAGCTTGTTGATATTGAGTCAAATGGAGAACTAGCAGTAGCTGTACCCATTAAGAACGCTCAATTAGTAACTTTACTAAATGGTACAAAAATAACTGTAATATACAATAATAGCGAAAGCGGAATGCTTGAGTTTGAAGCAGAAGTAGTTAGAAAGCTTAATGGTAAAGTACCTCTTATGTATATTAGAAAGATAAGCGAAATCACTAAGGGACAAAGAAGAAATTATTTTAGATTGGATTTACTTGTTCCAATTCAAATAATCAAATCAAATGAAGATGTTATACATTCCGGCTTTACTAAAGATATAAGTGGTGGAGGCCTTAGAATGGTAACAGATGTGGATCTTATGGAAGGACAAATTATTCATGTGAGCTTTGAGCTAGAAGATAGAACCTACAACCTTAAATCCCAAGTAAGAACAAAATTTAGCTCAATTGACAATAAAAATGAAGTAGGAATTGAATTTTTGGATATAATTGAAATAGATAGAAATGATTTGATTAAGTATTTATTTCTTCAGCAGAGAATGCTTATTAAAAGAGGGATGTAG
- a CDS encoding MinD/ParA family protein has protein sequence MQNFDQAQRLREAVVFKKNIDRQDKPNNSSTRVICISSGKGGVGKSNFTINLAIALQSQGKKVIVIDADLGLANVEILLGIMPKFTLLDVISKNTSIKDVITRGPMEIGIISGGSGIQSMAELSLYDMNKLLNEINALKDMADFILIDTGAGISKSVTAFIEASEELIVITTCEPPAIADAYALIKIMSGIDKQKKISLVANRAEDTKEAENVFMKLSSVSKKFLDMNIDYLGEILDDDNVTKSVKKQVPFYMNNPKSKASQGIQNISERLLDMPVSQKGFNSFMKKLKGLFAGGGA, from the coding sequence ATGCAGAATTTCGATCAAGCTCAAAGGCTTAGAGAAGCTGTTGTTTTTAAAAAAAATATAGATAGACAGGATAAGCCAAATAATTCTTCTACAAGAGTAATTTGTATATCTAGTGGCAAGGGAGGAGTGGGCAAGAGTAATTTTACTATTAATCTTGCAATTGCTCTTCAATCTCAAGGGAAGAAAGTCATAGTTATAGATGCAGATTTAGGACTAGCTAATGTCGAAATACTTTTAGGCATAATGCCAAAATTCACTTTATTAGATGTTATAAGCAAAAATACAAGTATTAAAGATGTAATAACTAGAGGGCCAATGGAAATTGGTATAATTTCTGGAGGCTCAGGGATACAATCAATGGCTGAATTATCTCTTTATGATATGAATAAACTTCTAAATGAAATAAATGCGCTTAAAGATATGGCGGATTTTATTTTAATAGATACTGGTGCAGGGATATCAAAATCCGTAACAGCCTTTATTGAGGCATCTGAGGAGCTTATAGTAATAACAACGTGCGAACCACCTGCTATTGCTGATGCATATGCACTCATAAAAATAATGTCAGGCATTGATAAACAAAAAAAAATAAGCCTAGTAGCAAATAGAGCTGAAGATACTAAAGAAGCTGAAAATGTATTTATGAAGTTAAGCTCAGTATCAAAAAAATTTCTAGACATGAATATAGATTATCTTGGGGAAATTTTGGATGATGACAATGTGACAAAATCAGTAAAAAAACAGGTGCCATTTTATATGAATAATCCCAAATCGAAAGCAAGTCAAGGTATTCAAAATATATCTGAAAGACTTCTCGACATGCCGGTTTCTCAAAAAGGCTTTAATAGCTTTATGAAAAAGTTAAAAGGACTGTTTGCTGGAGGAGGTGCATAA
- the flhF gene encoding flagellar biosynthesis protein FlhF translates to MQIKKFVGENITQTMALVKKEMGNDAIILQTKKTKSKGFLGFFKKDMVEVLAAIEPDKSNSRIAKTKSSELSLTKGDYDKKNVEDSGFTEHIDGKNNKNDVSFKEVNKIYQKPVLNNQTIKNNDITKDIDEIKTVIKDLNERFVQTFKTEEDEVLHELKSRYIKKLELKGLSRLLAEKIVEEAISNNKDCNREIILKIIDTRFNAFKDNSKSFIKKYNVFVGPTGVGKTTTLAKIASNLAIGEGKRIGFMTLDTYRISAVEQLRTYAEILNCPIEVAYDKDDVSEAVKRLESRDSVFIDTAGRSHRNKIHMKELEEILGSIEEKEVFLVLSANFNKEDIKDILEAYSFIDEFSVIITKMDETSREGLVFDIIDEANKPISYITYGQNVPDDIEVFDFNKFVNEFLREI, encoded by the coding sequence GTGCAAATAAAGAAATTTGTTGGAGAAAATATAACTCAAACTATGGCATTAGTAAAAAAAGAAATGGGCAATGATGCTATTATACTGCAGACTAAAAAAACTAAATCAAAAGGATTTCTAGGGTTTTTCAAAAAAGATATGGTAGAAGTTCTTGCGGCTATAGAACCAGACAAATCAAATTCCAGAATAGCAAAAACTAAATCTTCAGAACTAAGTTTGACAAAAGGCGATTATGACAAAAAAAATGTAGAAGATAGTGGATTCACAGAACATATAGATGGAAAAAATAATAAAAATGATGTATCATTTAAAGAAGTAAATAAAATTTATCAAAAACCAGTACTAAATAATCAGACAATAAAAAATAATGACATTACTAAAGACATAGATGAAATAAAAACCGTTATAAAAGATTTAAACGAAAGATTTGTTCAAACTTTTAAAACAGAAGAAGATGAAGTTCTCCATGAATTAAAATCAAGATATATAAAAAAACTTGAATTAAAAGGACTATCACGTTTGCTGGCAGAAAAAATTGTTGAGGAAGCTATATCAAATAATAAAGATTGTAATCGAGAAATAATACTGAAAATAATTGATACACGCTTCAACGCTTTCAAAGACAATAGTAAGAGTTTTATAAAAAAATATAATGTTTTTGTTGGACCTACGGGTGTAGGAAAAACGACAACTCTAGCAAAGATAGCTTCAAATTTAGCAATAGGCGAAGGAAAAAGGATAGGATTTATGACACTTGATACATATAGAATTTCTGCAGTGGAACAATTGAGGACCTATGCTGAAATATTAAATTGTCCTATAGAGGTTGCATATGACAAGGACGATGTATCAGAAGCTGTTAAAAGACTTGAAAGCAGAGATTCAGTATTTATTGATACAGCAGGAAGAAGTCATAGAAACAAAATTCATATGAAAGAATTAGAAGAAATTTTAGGAAGTATTGAAGAAAAAGAGGTATTCCTAGTTCTAAGTGCGAATTTTAATAAAGAGGATATAAAAGATATATTAGAGGCATATAGTTTCATTGATGAGTTTAGCGTGATAATCACGAAAATGGATGAAACTTCTAGAGAAGGATTAGTTTTTGATATTATTGACGAAGCAAATAAACCCATATCTTATATAACATATGGACAAAATGTTCCAGATGATATAGAAGTTTTTGACTTTAATAAGTTTGTCAATGAATTTTTAAGGGAGATTTAG
- the flhA gene encoding flagellar biosynthesis protein FlhA codes for MKSGDIAITIGIIFIILMIIIPIPLFLVDILLSLNISLALLILLISMYNKEALDFSVFPSLLLITTLFRLSLNITTTRYILSEGNAGQVIEAFGNFVMGGNPVVGFVVFIIIVIVQFMVITKGSERVAEVAARFTLDAMPGKQMAIDADLNSGLIDEREAKNRRLKIQGEADFYGAMDGASKFVKGDAIAGILITLVNVIGGFVIGVLIQGMPMAEALSRFTILSVGDGLVSQIPALLISTGTGIVVTRATSESNLGRDFIDQLFNNYKIMFIISGVLFFLALTPLPFIPYMLLSLIFLGSGLNMLRRSRIEERAPEIGEEQDNVEEIRRPENVLPLLNVDPIELEFGYGIIPLADKSQGGDLFDRLVMIRRQCALELGIVVPMIRLRDNIQLQPNEYVIKIKGVEVSGGEILFDHYLAMNPGIADGEIKGIDTVEPAFGLPAKWIDEKERERAEIFGYTVVDPPSIISTHLTEVIKKHAHELIGRQDVKMLLDNLKETHPTLVDEVIPSLLSIGDIQKVLSNLLREGVSIRNFSNIMEALADYGQVTKDTDMLTEYSRQTMFRSITKQFISRDDAKVITLDPDLERIIMESLQTTETGTYMALDPSISQKLVSSLGKEVEKVLSIGEQPLIVTAPVVRFYFKKFVEQISDDIIVLSYNEIDPKTKIQSIGTVSV; via the coding sequence ATGAAATCAGGTGATATAGCAATAACCATCGGAATTATTTTTATTATACTTATGATTATTATTCCAATACCATTATTTTTAGTAGATATACTGTTGAGCCTTAATATATCTTTGGCTCTTCTTATATTACTTATTTCAATGTACAACAAAGAAGCATTGGATTTCTCAGTTTTTCCATCGCTATTATTAATTACAACATTATTTAGACTTTCATTAAATATTACTACAACAAGATATATCTTGTCTGAGGGAAATGCAGGACAAGTAATAGAAGCCTTCGGAAATTTTGTTATGGGGGGAAATCCTGTAGTAGGATTTGTTGTATTTATAATTATTGTAATAGTCCAGTTTATGGTTATAACTAAAGGTTCCGAGCGTGTAGCCGAAGTAGCTGCTAGGTTTACACTTGATGCTATGCCGGGAAAGCAGATGGCTATAGATGCAGATTTAAATTCTGGTCTAATTGATGAAAGAGAAGCTAAAAATAGAAGACTTAAAATTCAAGGCGAGGCAGATTTTTATGGAGCAATGGATGGAGCTTCTAAATTCGTAAAGGGAGATGCTATAGCAGGAATTCTGATTACTTTAGTCAATGTAATTGGAGGATTTGTTATTGGTGTATTGATACAAGGTATGCCAATGGCTGAAGCATTATCTAGATTTACTATTCTATCAGTTGGTGATGGACTTGTTTCACAGATACCAGCATTACTTATTTCAACTGGAACAGGTATCGTTGTTACTAGAGCCACATCTGAATCTAACCTTGGTAGAGATTTCATAGATCAGCTTTTTAATAATTATAAAATAATGTTTATTATATCAGGGGTATTATTCTTTTTAGCACTTACTCCACTTCCATTTATACCTTATATGCTGTTGTCGTTGATATTTTTAGGCTCAGGGCTGAATATGCTAAGAAGATCGAGAATTGAAGAACGCGCTCCAGAAATAGGGGAAGAGCAAGATAACGTCGAAGAAATTAGAAGACCTGAAAATGTACTTCCTCTACTTAACGTAGATCCTATTGAACTAGAATTTGGATATGGAATTATTCCTCTTGCAGACAAATCTCAAGGTGGAGATTTATTTGATAGGCTAGTTATGATAAGACGCCAGTGTGCATTAGAATTAGGTATTGTAGTGCCTATGATTAGATTAAGAGACAACATACAACTACAACCTAATGAATACGTAATAAAAATTAAGGGTGTTGAGGTTTCAGGAGGAGAAATATTATTTGACCACTACCTAGCTATGAATCCGGGTATAGCCGATGGAGAGATAAAAGGGATAGATACAGTGGAACCAGCATTTGGACTTCCTGCAAAATGGATAGATGAAAAAGAACGTGAAAGAGCAGAAATATTTGGATATACAGTTGTGGATCCGCCATCTATTATATCTACTCATTTGACTGAAGTTATTAAGAAACATGCACATGAGTTGATTGGTAGACAAGATGTCAAGATGCTTCTTGACAACCTTAAAGAGACACATCCTACACTTGTAGATGAAGTTATACCATCGCTATTATCCATTGGTGATATCCAAAAAGTTTTATCAAATTTACTTAGAGAAGGAGTTTCGATTAGAAACTTCAGTAATATTATGGAGGCATTAGCTGACTATGGGCAAGTTACCAAAGATACAGATATGCTTACTGAATATTCTAGGCAGACAATGTTTAGATCCATTACAAAACAGTTTATTTCTAGAGATGATGCAAAAGTCATAACTCTAGATCCAGATTTAGAAAGAATAATTATGGAGTCTCTTCAAACTACAGAGACAGGTACATATATGGCTCTAGATCCTAGCATATCTCAAAAATTAGTATCAAGTCTGGGCAAAGAGGTTGAAAAAGTGCTATCTATAGGAGAACAACCATTAATCGTCACTGCTCCTGTTGTAAGATTTTATTTTAAAAAATTTGTAGAACAGATAAGTGATGATATAATAGTCTTATCATATAATGAGATAGACCCAAAAACAAAAATCCAGTCTATAGGGACGGTGAGTGTGTAG
- the flhB gene encoding flagellar biosynthesis protein FlhB, with translation MTDIKLKIDLQLFTEEKTEKASPKKKQDSRKKGQVMQSREINTAAALMASVLALKYSGGFMFRTITEATYFFRDLFYTDILNESIGGYKVLLYMIMYVTKAVVIVIGVGFVAAFITNKLQVGNLFTTETLKIKPERLNPIEGFKRMFSMRTFVELVKSLLKIGIVGFVGYSYLAKNIGLVLKSQQLVPIQFSYMIFELSINLAIRMTFAITVIAILDFFYQRYDYEKNLKMSKQEIKEEYKQSEGDPQIKSKIKEKQRQAAMRRMMQEIPKADVIITNPTHFAVAVKYDEDKFEAPYVVAKGKNLIAQNIKQKARETSIPIVENKPLAQALYKEVEIGQMISPQLYEAVAEILAYVYSLKEKI, from the coding sequence ATGACGGATATAAAATTGAAAATTGATTTACAATTATTCACAGAAGAAAAAACTGAAAAAGCATCACCTAAGAAAAAACAAGACTCTAGAAAAAAAGGTCAAGTGATGCAAAGCAGGGAAATAAACACTGCTGCAGCATTAATGGCTTCAGTTCTTGCGCTTAAATATTCGGGTGGCTTTATGTTTCGAACAATAACAGAAGCCACTTATTTTTTTAGGGATTTATTTTATACAGATATACTAAACGAGAGTATAGGTGGATATAAAGTATTACTTTATATGATTATGTATGTTACTAAAGCAGTTGTAATTGTCATTGGAGTTGGATTTGTGGCAGCATTTATAACAAATAAACTTCAAGTTGGTAATCTTTTTACTACAGAAACCTTAAAAATTAAACCTGAAAGATTAAATCCAATCGAAGGGTTCAAAAGAATGTTCAGCATGAGAACTTTCGTTGAACTGGTAAAATCTTTATTAAAGATTGGTATTGTTGGATTTGTTGGATATAGCTATTTAGCAAAAAATATTGGACTTGTTTTAAAAAGCCAGCAGCTTGTACCGATTCAGTTCTCTTATATGATATTTGAATTATCAATTAATCTTGCAATAAGAATGACATTTGCAATTACCGTAATTGCTATTTTAGATTTCTTTTATCAAAGATACGATTATGAGAAAAACTTAAAAATGTCAAAACAAGAAATAAAAGAAGAATACAAGCAATCAGAGGGAGATCCTCAAATTAAGTCCAAAATTAAGGAGAAACAAAGACAAGCTGCAATGAGAAGAATGATGCAAGAGATACCAAAAGCGGATGTTATAATCACAAACCCAACTCATTTTGCAGTGGCGGTAAAATATGATGAGGATAAGTTTGAAGCTCCATACGTTGTGGCAAAAGGGAAAAATTTAATTGCTCAAAATATTAAACAAAAAGCAAGGGAAACAAGTATACCTATTGTAGAAAATAAGCCGTTAGCACAGGCATTATATAAAGAAGTTGAAATAGGACAGATGATTTCTCCACAGCTTTATGAAGCTGTAGCAGAAATTTTGGCATATGTGTATTCATTAAAAGAAAAAATATAG
- the fliR gene encoding flagellar biosynthetic protein FliR → MINELFTTVITSINVFLLILSRVIGFISVAPVYGRNGIPMYVKIGLSIIVSYIVLPFLIFETPAPIGSAELIFLSFKEVITGLGLGLIAQLFFSIFASAGSIIDMDLGLSMSQVYDPQIGGQVTVTSKFMDIFAYLIFLYIDGHHYLMRAIINSFYILPLGEVHIANDNFINFIIKLFNYLLISSITIAIPIIISIFLGNLLLAFMAKIMPQMNVFIVGMPFKIFMGLIIFIISLPYMGDLIRKILMNIYQYLYLFLDIVKG, encoded by the coding sequence ATGATAAACGAATTATTTACTACAGTTATTACTTCGATAAATGTATTTTTGCTCATCCTATCTAGGGTAATAGGCTTTATATCGGTTGCTCCTGTATATGGAAGAAATGGTATACCTATGTATGTAAAAATAGGGCTTAGTATAATTGTTTCTTACATAGTTCTACCCTTCTTAATTTTCGAAACTCCTGCCCCTATAGGATCTGCCGAATTAATTTTTTTATCATTTAAAGAAGTTATTACTGGGTTGGGTTTAGGGTTAATTGCTCAACTCTTTTTTTCTATTTTTGCATCAGCTGGTTCGATTATAGATATGGATTTAGGTCTTTCAATGTCACAGGTTTATGATCCTCAAATTGGAGGACAGGTTACGGTGACATCAAAATTTATGGATATTTTTGCATATCTTATTTTTTTATATATTGATGGTCACCACTATCTTATGAGAGCTATAATAAATAGTTTCTATATATTGCCTCTAGGAGAAGTTCATATTGCTAATGACAATTTTATTAATTTTATTATAAAGTTATTTAATTATTTGCTGATTAGCTCTATAACTATTGCTATTCCAATAATAATAAGCATTTTTCTAGGCAATCTTTTGCTTGCTTTTATGGCAAAGATTATGCCACAGATGAATGTATTTATAGTAGGAATGCCATTTAAAATTTTTATGGGACTTATAATTTTTATAATTTCACTACCATATATGGGAGACTTAATAAGAAAGATACTTATGAATATCTACCAATATTTATATTTATTTCTAGATATAGTAAAAGGATAA
- the fliQ gene encoding flagellar biosynthesis protein FliQ, with translation MDMDLVVGIMQQSLTMVLLLSAPMLLIGLIVGLIVSVFQATTQIQEATLAFVPKIVAVMLSMVVFGPWMMSSMVNFTQNLFENIDKFIK, from the coding sequence ATGGATATGGATCTTGTTGTAGGAATAATGCAACAATCGCTGACTATGGTATTATTACTTTCTGCACCAATGCTATTAATCGGACTAATTGTTGGACTTATAGTAAGTGTTTTTCAAGCTACTACTCAAATACAAGAAGCTACTTTAGCATTTGTTCCTAAGATAGTTGCGGTTATGCTTTCCATGGTGGTATTTGGTCCGTGGATGATGTCATCTATGGTTAATTTTACTCAGAATTTATTTGAAAATATTGATAAATTTATTAAATGA
- the fliP gene encoding flagellar type III secretion system pore protein FliP (The bacterial flagellar biogenesis protein FliP forms a type III secretion system (T3SS)-type pore required for flagellar assembly.), producing the protein MAIKSKKLFLYIGIFFVFFIFSLDIGYSENLTSNIPDISLQINGSENPRDLSNSIEMLMLFTVLTLLPSILIMMTSFTRVIVILSFLKNAMGVQQAIPSQVIVGLSLFLTFFIMAPVGNTVYSEALRPYFDNEITQEEAFETAMVPLREFMMKQTREKDIKLFMDLSKNEDLINSEDIVLENIPNTVIIPAFIISELKTGFQVGFLLFIPFIVIDMVVASTLMSMGMMMLPPMMISLPFKILLFVLVDGWDMVIKSIIIGFN; encoded by the coding sequence ATGGCAATTAAATCGAAAAAACTTTTTTTATACATAGGGATTTTTTTTGTTTTTTTTATTTTTAGTCTTGATATTGGATACTCGGAAAATCTAACGAGCAATATTCCTGATATCTCTCTACAAATAAATGGATCGGAAAATCCAAGAGATTTGAGTAATTCAATTGAAATGTTAATGCTTTTTACAGTGCTAACATTACTTCCTAGTATTTTAATTATGATGACTTCTTTTACAAGAGTAATAGTGATTTTGTCGTTTTTAAAAAATGCTATGGGAGTACAGCAGGCGATACCTTCTCAAGTAATAGTAGGGCTTTCGCTTTTTTTAACATTTTTTATTATGGCGCCTGTTGGGAATACAGTGTATTCAGAGGCTCTAAGACCTTATTTTGATAATGAAATAACTCAAGAAGAAGCATTTGAGACGGCAATGGTTCCACTTAGAGAGTTCATGATGAAGCAAACTAGGGAAAAGGATATTAAACTATTTATGGATTTATCTAAAAATGAAGACCTGATAAATAGTGAAGATATTGTTCTAGAAAATATTCCAAACACGGTAATCATTCCTGCTTTTATAATTAGTGAACTAAAGACTGGTTTTCAAGTTGGATTTTTATTATTCATACCTTTTATTGTTATAGATATGGTTGTAGCAAGTACACTTATGTCAATGGGTATGATGATGCTTCCACCAATGATGATATCGCTTCCTTTTAAAATTTTACTGTTTGTTTTAGTGGATGGATGGGATATGGTAATAAAATCAATAATTATTGGATTTAATTAG
- a CDS encoding flagellar biosynthetic protein FliO, translating into MDLFLEILRIIVSLGIFIAILFGAKYATVYWAKRNQFINNEKQIKVIEQVPLARDKAVFLIKYRDNEYIIATTPQNIEIIDKIKSEEMDNYGN; encoded by the coding sequence ATGGACTTGTTTTTGGAGATACTAAGGATAATAGTTTCTTTAGGCATTTTCATTGCGATTTTATTTGGAGCAAAGTACGCTACGGTTTATTGGGCAAAGAGGAACCAATTTATAAATAATGAAAAGCAAATTAAAGTTATTGAGCAGGTTCCTCTAGCCAGAGATAAAGCTGTTTTCCTTATAAAGTATAGAGATAATGAATATATAATAGCTACTACTCCACAGAATATCGAGATTATTGATAAGATAAAATCAGAGGAAATGGATAATTATGGCAATTAA
- a CDS encoding response regulator produces MAKGILLVDDAAFMRMMLKDILVKNGYEVLGEAENGLKAVEKYKELNPDLVIMDITMPEMDGIEAVKEIKKINPSAAVIMCSAMGQQSMVIEAIQSGAKDFIVKPFQADRIIEAVRKVIG; encoded by the coding sequence GTGGCAAAAGGAATATTATTAGTTGATGATGCAGCATTTATGAGAATGATGTTAAAGGATATCTTAGTTAAAAATGGATATGAAGTACTAGGAGAAGCTGAAAATGGTTTAAAGGCTGTAGAAAAATATAAGGAATTAAACCCTGATTTAGTAATTATGGATATAACTATGCCAGAAATGGATGGGATAGAGGCAGTTAAAGAAATTAAGAAAATAAATCCATCTGCTGCTGTAATCATGTGTTCGGCAATGGGACAACAGTCAATGGTTATAGAGGCGATTCAATCAGGAGCAAAAGATTTTATTGTAAAGCCATTTCAAGCTGATAGAATCATAGAAGCTGTTAGAAAAGTTATAGGATAA